A region from the Achromobacter seleniivolatilans genome encodes:
- a CDS encoding DNA topoisomerase IV subunit B, with protein sequence MATPRYTEASIRVLKGLEPVRQRPGMYTRTENPLHVVQEVIDNAADEALAGYCKQIQVTLHLDGSVSVEDDGRGIPVGLHPEEHAPVVELVFTRLHAGGKFDKAGGGAYAFSGGLHGVGVSVTNALATRLEVVVWRDGAVNRLVFKGGDVDEPLAPYDQGGRKKSGTRVRVWPDPKYFDSPNIPLGELTHLMRSKAVLLPGVKVSLVNEKTGDTKTWQYQDGLRGYLAEALSGAELMVPFFEGQQYAGADHENFAEGEGAQWVVAWTEDGNAVRESYVNLIPTPAGGTHESGLREGLFGSVKSFAELHSLLPKGVKLLPEDVFARASFVLSAKVLDPQFQGQIKERLNSRDAVRLVGGFAKSALDLWLHSNVEYGKKLAELAIRQAQARQRSAQKVEKRKSSGVAVLPGKLTDCESSDATRTEVFLVEGDSAGGSAKMGRDKEFQAILPLRGKVLNSWEVDRDRLFANNEIHDISVAIGVDPHGPGDTPDLSGLRYGRICILSDADVDGSHIQVLLLTLFYKHFPKLVEAGNVYVAKPPLFRLDVPAQGKRPARKIYCLDEGELEAAQDKLRKEGVREGAWAISRFKGLGEMNPEQLWETTMNPDTRRLLPVGYGDQTPEDTTRMFDMLMGKGESSQRRAWIEEKGNLAELDI encoded by the coding sequence TTGGCCACTCCACGTTACACCGAGGCGTCCATTCGCGTCCTTAAGGGGCTGGAGCCCGTGCGCCAGCGCCCGGGCATGTACACCCGCACCGAAAACCCTCTGCACGTTGTGCAGGAGGTTATTGATAACGCCGCAGACGAGGCCTTGGCTGGCTACTGCAAACAAATACAGGTCACGCTGCACCTGGATGGCAGCGTGTCCGTCGAGGACGACGGGCGGGGCATTCCCGTCGGTCTGCATCCCGAAGAGCACGCGCCCGTTGTTGAACTGGTCTTCACCCGCCTGCACGCGGGGGGCAAGTTCGACAAGGCGGGCGGCGGCGCCTATGCCTTCTCCGGCGGCCTGCACGGGGTGGGCGTTTCCGTCACCAACGCGCTGGCGACCCGGCTGGAAGTCGTGGTCTGGCGCGATGGCGCGGTAAATCGTCTGGTTTTCAAAGGCGGCGACGTCGATGAGCCGCTGGCGCCCTACGATCAGGGTGGCCGCAAAAAATCCGGCACCCGCGTGCGCGTCTGGCCGGACCCGAAATATTTCGACAGCCCCAATATTCCGTTGGGCGAGCTCACGCACTTGATGCGCAGCAAGGCCGTACTGCTGCCCGGGGTGAAAGTCTCGCTGGTCAACGAAAAGACCGGCGACACCAAGACCTGGCAGTACCAGGACGGGCTGCGCGGCTATCTGGCCGAGGCCCTGTCCGGCGCCGAATTGATGGTGCCGTTCTTTGAAGGCCAGCAATATGCTGGCGCCGATCACGAGAACTTCGCCGAAGGCGAGGGCGCCCAATGGGTCGTGGCCTGGACCGAGGACGGCAACGCCGTGCGCGAGTCCTACGTCAACCTGATCCCCACGCCTGCTGGCGGTACGCACGAATCCGGCTTGCGCGAAGGCTTGTTTGGCTCGGTAAAGAGCTTTGCTGAACTGCACAGCTTGTTGCCCAAGGGCGTGAAGCTGCTGCCTGAAGACGTCTTCGCCCGCGCCAGCTTTGTGTTGTCGGCCAAGGTGCTGGACCCGCAATTTCAGGGCCAGATCAAAGAGCGCCTAAATAGCCGTGACGCGGTGCGTCTGGTGGGCGGCTTTGCCAAGAGCGCGCTGGACCTGTGGCTGCACAGCAATGTGGAGTACGGCAAGAAACTTGCCGAGCTGGCGATTCGCCAGGCGCAGGCGCGCCAGCGATCCGCCCAGAAGGTCGAAAAGCGCAAGAGCTCGGGCGTGGCTGTGCTGCCCGGCAAACTGACGGATTGCGAGTCCAGCGATGCGACCCGCACCGAAGTTTTCCTGGTCGAGGGCGATTCCGCAGGCGGTTCCGCCAAGATGGGCCGCGACAAGGAATTCCAGGCCATTCTGCCGCTGCGCGGCAAGGTCCTGAATTCCTGGGAAGTGGACCGCGACCGGCTCTTTGCCAACAACGAAATTCATGACATCTCCGTAGCCATTGGTGTGGACCCGCATGGCCCAGGCGATACGCCGGATCTGTCCGGCCTGCGCTACGGCCGCATCTGCATCCTGTCCGATGCAGACGTTGACGGCTCTCACATTCAGGTTCTGCTGCTGACGCTGTTCTACAAGCACTTTCCCAAGCTGGTCGAAGCCGGGAATGTCTATGTGGCCAAACCGCCGTTGTTCCGGCTGGACGTGCCGGCGCAGGGCAAGCGCCCGGCCCGCAAGATCTATTGCCTGGACGAAGGCGAGCTGGAAGCCGCGCAAGACAAGTTGCGCAAGGAAGGCGTGCGGGAAGGCGCCTGGGCAATCAGCCGATTCAAGGGCCTGGGTGAAATGAATCCCGAGCAGTTGTGGGAAACCACCATGAATCCGGACACGCGCCGGTTGCTGCCCGTGGGTTATGGCGATCAGACTCCTGAAGACACCACCCGCATGTTCGACATGCTGATGGGCAAGGGCGAGTCCTCGCAGCGCCGCGCCTGGATCGAAGAAAAGGGCAACCTGGCGGAGCTGGATATCTGA
- a CDS encoding YcxB family protein — MTSALPGQARMTVDMTADDYAEFAAYVYKRPELRRRRYRSHLRFGVLMIVALLAYLIWQTWDGKGPNWGQLLPVYFQGLAVGLGILALLALAYEFVLPPLVRMNTRRMLKKRPDDLFLGRHQLDFGPDGILDTTATASGRMEWSDIRRVEETPQHLYVILGTLQGVIIPKRGQDAATLEAVRAQLRAHVADTQLAPSA, encoded by the coding sequence ATGACGTCCGCCTTGCCCGGCCAAGCCCGGATGACCGTCGACATGACGGCTGATGACTACGCGGAGTTCGCCGCCTACGTTTACAAACGCCCCGAGCTGCGCCGCCGCCGCTACCGGTCGCACCTGCGATTCGGGGTGTTGATGATCGTGGCTTTGCTGGCCTACCTGATCTGGCAAACATGGGATGGCAAGGGGCCAAATTGGGGCCAATTGCTGCCGGTGTACTTCCAGGGATTGGCGGTGGGCTTGGGCATTCTGGCGCTGCTGGCGCTGGCGTATGAGTTTGTGCTGCCTCCGCTGGTCAGGATGAACACGCGCCGCATGCTGAAAAAGCGGCCCGATGATTTGTTCCTTGGCCGTCATCAGCTGGATTTCGGGCCCGACGGCATTTTGGATACCACTGCCACGGCCTCCGGGCGCATGGAGTGGTCCGATATCCGCCGGGTGGAAGAAACCCCGCAGCATCTGTACGTCATCCTGGGCACCTTGCAAGGCGTGATCATTCCCAAGCGCGGCCAGGACGCCGCTACGTTAGAGGCAGTGCGCGCCCAATTGCGCGCGCATGTCGCTGATACGCAGCTGGCGCCGTCCGCTTGA
- the rho gene encoding transcription termination factor Rho, protein MHLNELKALHVSQLLEMAAGLEIENANRLRKQELMFAIMKRRAKQGEQIFGDGVLEVLPDGFGFLRSPETSYLASTDDIYISPSQIRRFNLHTGDSIEGEVRTPKDGERYFALVKVDKVNGVAPEAIKHRIMFENLTPLHPNRTMRLERDIKSEENLTGRILDVFAPIGMGQRGLIVASPKSGKTVMMQHIAHAITTNYPDAVMIVLLVDERPEEVTEMQRTVRGEVVASTFDEPATRHVQVAEMVIEKAKRLVEMKKDVVILLDSITRLARAYNTVVPASGKVLTGGVDANALQRPKRFFGAARNLEEGGSLTILGTALIETGSRMDEVIYEEFKGTGNSEVHLERRLAEKRVYPSINLNKSGTRREELLIAPDLLQKVWVLRKFIHDMDEVQSMEFILDKMRATKTNAEFFDMMKKK, encoded by the coding sequence ATGCACCTCAACGAACTGAAGGCGCTGCATGTCTCGCAGCTGCTGGAAATGGCCGCTGGCCTGGAAATCGAGAACGCCAACCGCCTGCGTAAGCAGGAGCTGATGTTCGCCATCATGAAACGGCGCGCCAAACAGGGCGAGCAGATTTTTGGCGACGGCGTGCTGGAAGTCCTGCCCGACGGTTTTGGTTTCCTGCGCTCGCCCGAGACCTCGTATCTGGCCAGCACGGACGACATTTACATCTCGCCGTCGCAGATCCGCCGTTTCAACCTGCACACCGGCGACTCGATCGAAGGTGAAGTGCGCACGCCCAAGGATGGCGAACGCTACTTTGCTCTGGTGAAAGTGGACAAGGTCAACGGCGTAGCGCCTGAAGCGATCAAGCATCGCATCATGTTCGAAAACCTGACGCCGCTGCACCCGAACCGGACGATGCGTCTGGAACGCGACATCAAGAGCGAAGAAAACCTGACGGGCCGTATTCTGGACGTCTTCGCCCCCATCGGTATGGGCCAGCGCGGCCTGATCGTCGCCAGCCCCAAGTCCGGCAAGACGGTGATGATGCAGCACATTGCGCATGCCATCACCACCAACTACCCCGACGCGGTCATGATCGTCCTGCTGGTCGATGAGCGCCCCGAGGAAGTGACCGAAATGCAACGCACGGTGCGTGGCGAAGTGGTGGCGTCGACTTTCGACGAACCCGCTACCCGTCACGTGCAAGTGGCTGAAATGGTCATCGAAAAGGCCAAACGCCTGGTCGAAATGAAAAAGGACGTCGTGATCCTGCTGGACTCGATCACTCGTCTGGCCCGTGCCTACAACACCGTGGTGCCGGCATCCGGCAAGGTGCTGACGGGCGGCGTGGACGCCAATGCCCTGCAACGCCCCAAGCGCTTCTTCGGCGCAGCTCGTAACCTGGAAGAAGGCGGTTCGCTGACGATTCTGGGTACGGCGCTGATCGAAACCGGCAGCCGCATGGACGAAGTCATCTACGAAGAATTCAAGGGCACGGGTAACTCCGAAGTTCACCTTGAACGTCGTCTGGCTGAAAAGCGCGTCTACCCGTCGATCAACCTGAACAAGTCGGGCACCCGCCGCGAAGAACTGCTGATCGCGCCGGACCTGCTGCAAAAGGTCTGGGTGCTGCGCAAGTTCATCCACGACATGGACGAAGTGCAATCCATGGAATTCATCCTGGACAAGATGCGCGCCACGAAGACCAACGCCGAATTCTTCGACATGATGAAGAAGAAGTAA
- a CDS encoding DUF418 domain-containing protein: MSNTPVAPHRLAQVDALRGFALFGILVVNIGVFSSPFYGAGAADPNFSGPVDLTARWLIAWLFETKFYLLFSFLFGYSFTLQMAAAERSQAAFTPRFLRRLAGLAILGMAHAVLFYQGDILVTYALLGSALLLCRRIEPKRALRIALWIIVLTAMIWAILAALSFLDPVQADYMAQYKAEALSAIKAYRGTIATTIAQHIKELTETIWFMVLFVQGPFVFAMFLVGYALGRRNALADPWRQPRVLWLLCALGLLPGLAGSALYATSSLPFAGASWELPGLAADLLTAPLLSMSYAAAFLLLLRTRLGVCVGFWLAPAGRMALTNYLMQSVICALLFTGWGLRLFASVSPLAAFGMALAIFAGQLPLSAWWLRRYAYGPVEWILRALTIGAWPAWRRNGAG, from the coding sequence ATGAGCAACACGCCCGTGGCGCCGCATCGACTGGCGCAGGTGGACGCTCTGCGCGGTTTCGCGCTATTTGGCATTCTGGTCGTGAATATCGGCGTGTTCTCGTCCCCGTTTTACGGGGCCGGCGCCGCCGATCCGAATTTTTCCGGCCCCGTGGATCTGACGGCGCGCTGGTTGATCGCCTGGCTGTTCGAGACCAAGTTCTACCTGTTGTTTTCTTTTTTGTTCGGCTATAGCTTCACCTTGCAGATGGCGGCGGCCGAACGCAGTCAGGCAGCATTCACGCCGCGTTTCCTGCGGCGGCTGGCGGGCCTGGCTATTCTGGGCATGGCGCATGCGGTGCTGTTCTATCAGGGGGACATCCTGGTCACCTACGCGCTATTGGGCTCGGCATTGCTGCTGTGCCGCCGAATCGAGCCAAAGCGGGCGTTGCGTATTGCGCTATGGATCATTGTGCTGACTGCCATGATCTGGGCGATATTGGCCGCGCTGAGTTTTCTTGACCCCGTGCAAGCCGATTACATGGCGCAATACAAGGCTGAAGCGTTGTCTGCGATCAAAGCCTATCGCGGCACCATCGCCACCACAATCGCGCAGCACATCAAGGAATTGACCGAGACCATCTGGTTCATGGTCCTGTTCGTGCAAGGGCCGTTCGTCTTTGCCATGTTCCTCGTCGGCTATGCGCTGGGCCGGCGCAATGCGCTGGCCGATCCGTGGCGGCAGCCGCGGGTGCTCTGGTTGTTATGCGCTTTGGGGCTGCTGCCCGGCTTGGCCGGGTCGGCGCTGTACGCGACCTCGTCATTGCCCTTTGCGGGAGCCAGCTGGGAGCTGCCGGGGCTTGCCGCGGATCTGCTGACCGCGCCGCTGTTGAGCATGTCTTATGCCGCCGCGTTCTTGCTGCTGCTGCGCACACGGCTGGGCGTTTGCGTCGGGTTCTGGCTCGCGCCTGCGGGGCGGATGGCGCTGACCAATTACCTGATGCAGTCCGTCATCTGCGCGCTGTTGTTCACAGGATGGGGATTGCGCCTGTTTGCCTCCGTGTCTCCGCTGGCCGCGTTCGGCATGGCGCTGGCGATCTTTGCGGGGCAATTGCCTCTATCCGCATGGTGGTTGCGCCGCTACGCCTACGGGCCAGTGGAGTGGATATTGCGTGCGCTGACCATCGGCGCGTGGCCAGCCTGGCGCCGAAACGGCGCTGGCTGA
- the trxA gene encoding thioredoxin TrxA, with amino-acid sequence MSDQIKNVSDASFDADVLKSGQPVLVDYWAAWCGPCKMIAPILEEVANEYAGRLTIAKLNVDENQGTATKYGIRGIPTLMLFKDGQAAATKVGALSKSQLTAFLDGAL; translated from the coding sequence ATGAGCGACCAAATCAAGAACGTCAGTGACGCGAGCTTCGATGCCGATGTGTTGAAATCCGGCCAGCCAGTGCTGGTGGACTACTGGGCTGCCTGGTGTGGCCCCTGCAAGATGATTGCCCCGATCCTGGAAGAAGTCGCCAACGAGTACGCAGGTCGCCTGACGATCGCGAAGCTGAACGTGGACGAAAACCAGGGTACCGCCACCAAATACGGCATCCGCGGCATTCCTACCCTTATGCTCTTTAAAGACGGCCAAGCCGCCGCCACCAAAGTTGGCGCGCTGTCGAAGTCGCAACTCACCGCATTCCTGGACGGCGCGTTGTAA
- the parC gene encoding DNA topoisomerase IV subunit A codes for MTDSNQPGLFDSNLPPDGDGDANAAITLARYAEQAYLDYAVSVVRGRALPDVGDGQKPVQRRILFAMQAMGLAAGAKPVKSARVVGDVLGKYHPHGDQAAYDAMVRMAQDFSLRYPLIDGQGNFGSRDGDNAAAMRYTEARLTPIAKVLLDELDEGTVDFVPNYDGSQQEPQMLPARLPMMLLNGASGIAVGMATEIPSHNLREVAQTCVALIKNPQLPDSDLHAMIPGPDFAGGGQIITPAADIAQIYGVGRGSLKVRARWQFEEMARGQWQLVITELPPGSSGQKVLEEIEEITNPKVKSGKKSLTPEQSQAKAVMLNLLDAVRDESGKDAAVRLVFEPKTSRVDRDEFVNTLLAQTSMECSSSINLVCIGTDGRPRQKGLRDILVEWVAFRTNTVLRRTRFRLDKVTDRIHVLEGRMLVYLNVDEVIQTIRESDEPRAALMERFKLSERQAEDILEMRLRQLARLEGFKIEQELADKRKDQISLQELLDNPATLKRVLIKEIETDAKQYGDDRRTLIETAERAVLETKVLDEPVTVVVSQKGWLRARQGHGHDAGQFGFKQGDDMYGAFECRTTDTLIAIGDNGRVYSVPVSGLPSARGDGQPVTTMIDLESGTRIVHTIAAASDSRWLLATRGGYGFAAKLSDMMTRQRGGKQFITLEEGDEMLRPVPLFQGATQLALLSAKGKFLVFGLDEVKSLSGGGRGTILMGLDGTDKLDQTVPISARGLRAAGIYRNKQTEDILAGDALAPYVGKRARKGRQLDVRPKAPVVLSPVLG; via the coding sequence ATGACCGACAGCAATCAACCCGGTTTGTTCGACTCCAACCTGCCGCCTGATGGCGATGGCGACGCCAATGCCGCCATCACGCTGGCGCGTTACGCCGAGCAAGCCTATCTGGACTATGCGGTTTCCGTGGTGCGCGGCCGCGCCTTGCCCGACGTGGGGGATGGCCAAAAACCCGTGCAGCGCCGCATCTTGTTCGCCATGCAGGCGATGGGCCTGGCCGCTGGCGCCAAACCCGTGAAGTCCGCGCGTGTCGTGGGCGACGTGCTGGGTAAATACCACCCGCACGGCGACCAGGCCGCGTACGACGCCATGGTGCGCATGGCGCAGGACTTTTCTCTGCGCTATCCGCTGATCGACGGCCAGGGCAACTTCGGTTCGCGCGACGGCGACAACGCCGCCGCGATGCGATACACCGAAGCCCGCCTGACGCCCATCGCCAAGGTGCTGCTGGACGAGCTGGACGAGGGCACTGTGGATTTCGTGCCCAACTACGACGGCAGCCAGCAAGAACCGCAGATGCTGCCCGCGCGTCTGCCCATGATGTTGCTGAACGGCGCATCGGGCATTGCGGTTGGCATGGCGACCGAGATCCCGTCACACAACCTGCGTGAAGTGGCTCAGACCTGCGTGGCGCTGATCAAGAACCCGCAACTGCCGGATTCGGATTTGCACGCGATGATTCCCGGTCCGGACTTTGCCGGCGGCGGTCAGATCATTACGCCGGCGGCCGATATCGCGCAGATCTACGGTGTAGGCCGTGGCTCGTTGAAGGTGCGTGCGCGTTGGCAATTTGAAGAAATGGCGCGTGGCCAATGGCAGTTGGTGATCACGGAACTGCCCCCAGGCTCGTCCGGCCAGAAGGTGCTGGAAGAGATCGAAGAAATCACCAACCCCAAGGTCAAGTCCGGCAAGAAGAGTCTCACGCCCGAGCAGTCGCAGGCCAAGGCCGTCATGCTGAATCTGCTGGACGCCGTGCGCGATGAATCCGGCAAGGATGCCGCAGTGCGTCTGGTCTTTGAACCCAAGACCTCGCGCGTTGACCGTGATGAATTCGTCAACACCTTGCTGGCGCAGACCAGCATGGAATGCAGTTCGTCGATCAACCTGGTTTGTATCGGCACCGATGGCCGGCCGCGTCAAAAGGGGCTGCGCGACATCCTGGTCGAATGGGTGGCGTTCCGCACCAACACCGTGCTGCGCCGTACGCGCTTCCGGCTGGACAAGGTTACGGACCGCATCCACGTGCTGGAAGGCCGCATGCTGGTCTACCTGAACGTGGATGAAGTCATTCAGACCATCCGCGAATCCGATGAACCGCGCGCGGCGCTGATGGAACGCTTCAAGCTGTCCGAACGGCAAGCTGAAGACATTCTGGAAATGCGCCTGCGCCAATTGGCCCGTCTTGAAGGCTTCAAGATCGAGCAGGAACTGGCCGACAAACGCAAAGACCAGATCAGTCTGCAAGAGCTGCTGGACAATCCGGCGACGCTCAAGCGCGTGTTGATCAAAGAAATCGAGACGGACGCCAAGCAGTATGGCGATGATCGCCGCACGCTGATCGAAACGGCCGAGCGCGCCGTGCTGGAAACCAAGGTGTTGGACGAACCCGTCACTGTCGTGGTGTCGCAAAAAGGATGGTTGCGCGCCCGTCAGGGGCATGGCCATGACGCTGGGCAATTCGGCTTCAAGCAAGGCGACGATATGTACGGCGCCTTTGAATGCCGCACGACCGACACGCTGATCGCCATAGGCGACAACGGCCGCGTCTATTCCGTGCCGGTGTCGGGATTGCCTTCGGCTCGCGGCGACGGCCAACCGGTAACCACCATGATTGATCTGGAGTCCGGTACGCGCATCGTGCACACGATTGCAGCGGCGTCCGACTCACGCTGGCTGTTGGCCACGCGTGGCGGCTATGGTTTTGCTGCCAAGCTGTCCGACATGATGACCCGCCAGCGCGGTGGCAAGCAGTTCATTACGCTGGAAGAGGGCGATGAAATGCTGCGCCCGGTGCCGCTGTTCCAGGGCGCGACGCAACTGGCGTTGCTGTCTGCCAAGGGCAAGTTCCTGGTGTTCGGTCTGGACGAGGTCAAGTCTTTGTCGGGCGGCGGCCGCGGCACGATTCTGATGGGGCTGGACGGCACCGACAAGCTGGACCAAACCGTGCCGATCAGCGCCCGTGGCCTGCGCGCCGCAGGCATCTACCGCAACAAGCAGACCGAAGACATTCTGGCTGGTGACGCGTTGGCGCCTTACGTGGGCAAACGCGCACGCAAGGGGCGTCAGTTGGATGTGCGGCCGAAGGCTCCGGTGGTCTTGTCGCCAGTACTGGGGTGA
- a CDS encoding TetR/AcrR family transcriptional regulator encodes MRKIDPVRQQERRNQILAAAADCFAEHGFHATSTAQICARAGMSPGNLFHYYGSKTDIIEALIAVDTETSRLRMQAACSAPDARQALVEWIAQQLALHQDPAYVRLGMEVLAEAVRNVRVHALVMENEASRKGGLIALLGAIWGARESPEPLAEMADVLLLLLDGVYSRSVVDPAFGAAAGRRLLDQALLRCLPGGAPDGAVRTSKQRSRG; translated from the coding sequence GTGCGCAAAATCGACCCAGTCAGGCAGCAAGAGCGTCGCAACCAGATCCTGGCCGCGGCGGCGGATTGCTTTGCCGAGCATGGCTTTCATGCCACGTCCACGGCACAGATCTGCGCCCGCGCTGGCATGAGCCCCGGCAATCTTTTCCACTACTACGGCAGCAAAACCGACATCATCGAAGCGCTGATCGCCGTCGATACCGAAACCTCGCGGTTGCGCATGCAGGCCGCTTGCAGCGCGCCTGACGCACGGCAGGCACTGGTGGAGTGGATTGCGCAGCAGTTGGCGCTGCATCAAGACCCCGCGTACGTGCGGCTGGGCATGGAAGTGCTTGCGGAAGCCGTGCGCAATGTGCGCGTTCACGCACTAGTGATGGAAAACGAAGCAAGCCGCAAGGGCGGTCTGATCGCGCTTCTGGGGGCGATCTGGGGAGCGCGCGAATCACCAGAACCGCTGGCCGAGATGGCCGATGTGCTGTTGCTGTTGCTCGATGGCGTCTACAGCCGGTCGGTGGTGGACCCGGCCTTTGGCGCTGCCGCCGGCCGCCGTCTTCTGGATCAGGCCTTGCTGCGATGCCTGCCCGGCGGCGCCCCGGACGGGGCCGTCCGCACATCCAAGCAAAGGAGCCGCGGATGA